AGCACTAAGCTGTGTTGAAACCTGTGCAAATGGCTTCAACACAGAGCAGAGTTCTGAGCAGATGTTCCATTCCTCGTCTGTCAGTTGTTGAAAATCAACTGTGAATAGTACAATGAAGTCTTCACTGCATCTTTAATTTCAACTATTCGCTCCAACATACACAGAGTAGAGTTCCGCCTTGTTGGCACCTCCTGCACCAGTTTTTTAACATGACCtgccccattattttgttgtatgtcAGCAGTCTTTCTGTTGCCTTGCAGCTTCTCTTGAAGAATGCTACAATAGTTTTGACTTTCTGCTGAATTGACACAAAATGTTTTAGTGCATTCTGCACAATAAGATTTAGTGTCTGTGCATAGCACCCAAAGTGTTTCCACCGTAAAACGGCGGATACTGCATTTTTAATATTTGGTGCATTATCCGTCACAAGCTGCAAAACTTTGTCTGTCAGCCTGAAGTTATCTGTCGTGCCTATTAGAGATGCCGACAGATTCGCAGCAGTATGTGCACCAGACAATTGGGAACATCCTAACAACACCGATTGCAAGGTGAAATCTTCAGACACAAAATGCCCTGTCACCGCCATGTAACCTTCATTTGCTGCCGATGTCCAACAATCTGTGGTCAAACAAACTGTCTTCGCAGCTGACAGTTTGTCTACCACTTTCTCCTTTGCTGCTGTGTATGCTGCTTGCAGCATTACATCTGAAATATGCTTCCTGCTTGGTAACTCATAACCAGGATTAAGGGCCCACACAAAACCCCGAATCTTCAACGACTGAAAATGGTTGGAAGTCTTTAGTGAACAGCTGAAGAAGTTGCCCATCTATCTTCTTTTTCTGATTCACTCCGATCCTTTTGGAGAGGTACGATGTCATAGAACTTTGAACACCTTGCTGCATTGAGGGGGCTAGAGCAGCTCGCTCCTCTTCCACACTACTGGTGCCAAGGATCACCTCTACAGGAAGGGTTTCACCTACAGAAAAATAggtttcatatcagcataagcacaaTAGAAATGATGCCATATTTTTGGTGATATACATTACATTGTTTGCGTACAGTATTCTACATGGTACTTGCAGCTTCAATATTTACTTCATACAAGTTGACAATTGACTCAGTTTTAGTAATGACTATAGCTTCAAGTTTCTTCTTTAATCCTAGCAACAccaacacattttcattttcaataatgtGTATTGGGAGGAAGGGAGGGTACTGTATTTCCACCCTAAAAAATATCTTAATTGTTGTTGACATATcatattttaaacaaatactgaTGTATAAGAAGGGCCCTGAACTTCAAAATATTCAATATGACTGTCACTGTGGAAAGTCACATGTACTATTCATGTgtcaaatttttgggttaagtttcaccacaaaatttaaaacatttatggaattcaGTTGAAGACTCCATTAAAAACAAttatccttttcaaaattttaaaatatgaaacagtatctaattccctccccccccccccccccccccccggcatcaGGGTTACAAACAAATGATACACAGGAATGAGCACTGATACAATCCAATTAGTTACTAATAATTGCGAGACGACAGTTCATATATCACATAGTGGCATTTTATTAGCACTATCGTTATTACACCTGTAACAATAACTTCGAATTAAATAATTAAGTATTCCCGCACCATATGCAACATAATTTAATGTTTGAAAATGTCAAGGCAAACAGGTGCGGTGGTATCGACAGCTTAAGTAGTCACGACAAATGAAAACTTGCGTGTAAAAATGCACAAAGCACCACACTGTATAGCATGCTCTtatcttaaaaaaattaataaaataaaaaaaataaatgattatgcATGCACTGAAATAACCGTAAttgcaataaatatatttttttcattactcACCCAAATCTAGCTCCGAAGGTCTTTGTGAAGagaaattcacaattaaatgtgATTTCTGGAGATGTTTCTTTAAATTCGTCGTCGATTTGTACGATAATTTCTTACTGCACAAAGTACATTTCGTAAACTCTCGATCAAGAATTTCGAAATATGACCACAGTTCGCTTGTCCTCGACCTCTTCATGTTGGCAACTATTGGTAGTAATAGCAACAATACAAAGAAAAACAAGAACGCGGTACGAAAGTCAATACCCTCTAACGCAACCAAAGGCCGGAAAGAGAGTGACACCTGTTCCGGAACACCAAGAATTGCAGAGAAATGAGACAATAGATTCCCGTTATTTGCCATCCCCTCTCCCCGATGGccagtagcagtacgaaaatatttgttcgctccagttactaccctctctggaaatatcaccgggatctacgacctttaactgaagtcaccgagtcaggaacgtctagacacacagttattccgttaccaactcccagtagaggtggcaaaaaataacgtaactgatagaaataacctgttactgagaagtaacggttactgcgataaccgttcctctgattctggcagttatttcaataactgtttagtgtcaacagtgcctcgcgccatctgttgaccgaagatcgtactgcgcatttggaagtcgttctatagaccatgggaataactgtgagactgcgcgccatctgttgataagaactgtgtactatttcgaggggccttcgttacttttcgcataaacaattaaataaagttaatgtccgagccgtggctgataggagctgcagtacaggcattaacaagtacagtCGATCCCttgagccaccgccttacgtgttaatttagcttggacgggtagtacaaGGAGAGTTACTAAGGatttcgagcgactatggaaataacagtCAGAgatcggtattctcctctggcagttatcgttattggctcgcagttctagttctctggcagttatcgggctATCACCACCCAGTGggagttggtaacggaataactgtgtgtctagacgttcctgactcggtgacttcagttaaaggtcgtagatcccggtgatatttccagagagggtagtaactggagcgaacaaatattttcgtactgctactggCCATCGGGGAGAGGGGATGGCAAATAACGGGAATCTATTGTCTCATTTCTCTGCAATTCTTGGTGTTCCGGAACAGGTGTCACTCTCTTTCCGGCCTTTGGTTGCGTTAGAGGGTATTGACTTTCGTTCCGCGTTCTTGTTTTTCTTTGTATTGTTGCTATTACTACCAATAGTTGCCAACATGAAGAGGTCGAGGACAAGCGAACTGTGGTCATATTTCGAAATTCTTGATCGAGAGTTTACGAAATGTACTTTGTGCAGTAAGAAATTATCGTACAAATCGACGACGAATTTAAAGAAACATCTCCAGAAATcacatttaattgtgaatttctCTTCACAAAGACCTTCGGAGCTAGATTTGGGTgagtaatgaaaaaaatatatttattgcaaTTACGGTTATTTCAGTGCATgcataatcatttattttttttattttattaatttttttaagataAGAGCATGCTATACAGTGTGGTGCTTTGTGCATTTTTACACGCAAGTTTTCATTTGTCGTGACTACTTAAGCTGTCGATACCACCGCACCTGTTTGCCTTGACATTTTCAAACATTAAATTATGTTGCATATGGTGCGGGAATACTTAATTATTTAATTCGAAGTTATTGTTACAGGTGTAATAACGATAGTGCTAATAAAATGCCACTATGTGATATATGAACTGTCGTCTCGCAATTATTAGTAACTAATTGGATTGTATCAGTGCTCATTCCTGTGTATCATTTGTTTGTAACCCtgatgccgggggggggggggggggagggaattagatactgtttcatattttaaaattttgaaaaggataaTTGTTTTTAATGGAGTCTTCAACtgaattccataaatgttttaaattttgtggtgaaacttaacccaaaaatttgacACATGAATAGTACATGTGACTTTCCACAGTGACAGTCATATTGAATATTTTGAAGTTCAGGGCCCTTCTTATACAtcagtatttgtttaaaatatgATATGTCAACAACAATTAAGATATTTTTTAGGGTGGAAATACAGTACCCTCCCTTCCTCCCAATACacattattgaaaatgaaaatgtgttggTGTTGCTAGGATTAAAGAAGAAACTTGAAGCTATAGTCATTACTAAAACTGAGTCAATTGTCAACTTGTATGAAGTAAATATTGAAGCTGCAAGTACCATGTAGAATACTGTACGCAAACAATGTAATGTATATCACCAAAAATATGGCATCATTTCTAttgtgcttatgctgatatgaaaccTATTTTTCTGTAGGTGAAACCCTTCCTGTAGAGGTGATCCTTGGCACCAGTAGTGTGGAAGAGGAGCGAGCTGCTCTAGCCCCCTCAATGCAGCAAGGTGTTCAAAGTTCTATGACATCGTACCTCTCCAAAAGGATCGGAGTGAATCAGAAAAAGAAGATAGATGGGCAACTTCTTCAGCTGTTCACTAAAGACTTCCAACCATTTTCAGTCGTTGAAGATTCGGGGTTTTGTGTGGGCCCTTAATCCTGGTTATGAGTTACCAAGCAGGAAGCATATTTCAGATGTAATGCTGCAAGCAGCATACACAGCAGCAAAGGAGAAAGTGGTAGACAAACTGTCAGCTGCGAAGACAGTTTGTTTGACCACAGATTGTTGGACATCGGCAGCAAATGAAGGTTACATGGCGGTGACAGGGCATTTTGTGTCTGAAGATTTCACCTTGCAATCGGTGTTGTTAGGATGTTCCCAATTGTCTGGTGCACATACTGCTGCGAATCTGTCGGCATCTCTAATAGGCACGACAGATAACTTCAGGCTGACAGACAAAGTTTTGCAGCTTGTGACGGATAATGCACCAAATATTAAAAATGCAGTATCCGCCGTTTTACGGTGGAAACACTTTGGGTGCTATGCACAGACACTAAATCTTATTGTGCAGAATGCACTAAAACATTTTGTGTCAATTCAGCAGAAAGTCAAAACTATTGTAGCATTCTTCAAGAGAAGCTGCAAGGCAACAGAAAGACTGCTgacatacaacaaaataatggggcaGGTCATGTTAAAAAACTGGTGCAGGAGGTGCCAACAAGGCGGAACTCTACTCTGTGTATGTTGGAGCGAATAGTTGAAATTAAAGATGCAGTGAAGACTTCATTGTACTATTCACAGTTGATTTTCAACAACTGACAGACGAGGAATGGAACATCTGCTCAGAACTCTGCTCTGTGTTGAAGCCATTTGCACAGGTTTCAACACAGCTTAGTGCTGAGTCATATCCTACCGGCAGCCAAGTAAGTTAAGCAGCTTTTTTCTTGCTAAAATGTTAGCTGTGGTATTATGGCATAATCATTTCTGAGATATTGTACTGTTTGTGTTATATTGAACTTATTCCAATTTTCAGGTTATTGTTCTGACAAGGGGATTATTATCAGtgtgtgcagaacttttgaaaagGCCATTTAACAGTGTGACAAGGACCATcattgaagaattaacaacagGCCTGAAGGACCGTTTCCACAATGTAGAGATGAGCAAATCTATAGGAGTAGCCACTCTACTAGATCCACGCTTTAAATCTCTTGTGTTTGAAAGCCGAGTTGCAGCAGATAATGCAAAGAAACAGCTTATTGAACTAGTAGCAGAAAAGA
Above is a window of Schistocerca cancellata isolate TAMUIC-IGC-003103 chromosome 11, iqSchCanc2.1, whole genome shotgun sequence DNA encoding:
- the LOC126108393 gene encoding E3 SUMO-protein ligase ZBED1-like, with product MANNGNLLSHFSAILGVPEQVSLSFRPLVALEGIDFRSAFLFFFVLLLLLPIVANMKRSRTSELWSYFEILDREFTKCTLCSKKLSYKSTTNLKKHLQKSHLIVNFSSQRPSELDLGETLPVEVILGTSSVEEERAALAPSMQQGVQSSMTSYLSKRIGVNQKKKIDGQLLQLFTKDFQPFSVVEDSGCSEDFIVLFTVDFQQLTDEEWNICSELCSVLKPFAQVSTQLSAESYPTGSQVIVLTRGLLSVCAELLKRPFNSVTRTIIEELTTGLKDRFHNVEMSKSIGVATLLDPRFKSLVFESRVAADNAKKQLIELVAEKMGDRRLTNTGQSHETVSTSTTTDPLSVWGVCDAIVKSTQPQGTPQSAAIVEVQRYMDSPVISRSEDPLAWWRENQYIFPNIAKVVREKFNIVATSVPCERIFSKTGIIINERRTRLKASKVEKLIFLNMNSTNS